gtcaaaacttctagtctgtaattctagggtacttcccgaagtcctagaagactgaaatttggtatgtagactagaaattgcatacaaactacaggaaaattaagaaattggaaatttcacccctctacgcctctgtatgggggaagcaaatctgtaaattctatcgctagaatgctgatattttcaggataagatgtccttggcagattcattaaacgcactgagtatcaattgtctagcttttatagtttcagatttatcgacattcaaaacctctagtcacaaattctagggtactttctgaagttctagaagactgaaatttggcattaagtaggaatttcaacaattatgaacaacagataaattaagaaatcgggtcccccttcatcccctcgtatatgagatgcatatctgtaaaatctgttgctcgaattctaaagttttcaggataagatgtccgtggcagatttatcaaacgtaccaagtatctgtgtttcctgaagtcctaaaagactgaaatttggtatatctgcttcaaaattgagttgcaagattccacccgaacaaacatatttacataggagtacattgcaagttgaataaaagcttttaaaagaagaggtaacgatagagagtgggccatgaaaatgatgtacctacaaaaaatagatccaaaaaaatctagggcacctgccaaaaagaaatgaaatcccaccaaaaacatttcatgtaaaaaggtagccaagactcacaagttcataatgttttcactgttaaaaagttatgagatctctagtagagccaagcccctagctgagcttagatttgtgctggccatgggacctatcccaagtccaaagtaatatagctcttaaatgttcttgactgtatcaaatttataacaataaataacaaatcactctacttacaagctctgattctacaaaccctatatcttggtaaaaaaagtacggcttggccgtttaatgttcgtggattttttatctgaaatgacatctaagcccggaattgcttctgcgaccatcacgaagtacaatacaaattagtaattgtcgaacaaactattccttaaggccttaaaatatgttatgtcatgtaatagttttacgaacattaaacggccaagccgtcctttttttaccaagatatagggtttgtagaatcagagcttgtaagtagagtgatttgttatttattgttataaatttgatacagtcaagaacatttaagagctatattactttggacttgggataggtcccatggccagcacaaatctaagctcagctaggggcttggctctactagagatctcataactttttaacagtgaaaacattatgaacttgtgagtcttggctacctttttacatgaaatgtttttggtggtaaacttttacaggtaggtacttttgaatcgtcaaatgcatctgctactggttcggaatgcattTCCTTCTGatagagccagcaagaaactcggcgattgctcaaAATTCAGTTTCGATTTACATTAGTAttaatatactcgtaggtaggtatgtcatatTATACAGGTcttggacgaataaatactcATACAGGTACATAGACCTAAGTAATTACTGTCCCGTGCATTGTTGGAGCGAGCTGCGAGTCAAATCCActcttttttatcatttaaattaataataataatcactgTATCTATACAGGGAAACATATCGCACACCCTGCTGAGGAAGCTACTCTAATTCTAGTCAGAAAAGTGCTGCTATACCTGGCGGTCTCAAGGATTGACACGGAAAGTATCAAATTGGTGGCGATCACAATGGATCGGGCACGGTCGAACTCATACAGGCCTTGAAGGCCACATACCTACAGCCCCAAAGGAGAAATATGAAGAGAAATAACTAGGTAACCAAAAAAATCTTGGAcacacagtaggtacctacttaaaatagaAAAGCCAACATCATCTACGCAGCTATTTCAAATGGATGGAGTAATTACAGTACTGCATTCGTTTACAAAGCTAATGTAATGGAAATAGTTGCAATATTCTGCAAGAACGCGAAAAACGCGAAACATGTGAAATATGGCCGTTAAAGATATAACTATGTAAGGAGATAATAACATGTTGTCACGTACTGAAGTTCGTGCCAAATCCAGATAAATGGTGATCGTTGACGCCTTGCGTAACATAACGCATGGAACGATCCGTAATCTGTGTCTTTAGGTTACAGATAATAAcgacactttgactttgattctTTGCGGGATTAAGTCCGAAACTAACTAATTCGCCATAGAAAAATAAATcgaaagagtttttttttgacGAAGGGGGATTAATCTTCTTAAGATACCCGATTTTTTTAGGGAGAGATCGGGCTATATGTAGTTTTACCAATTAAAACGCTCTCTGTTGCTAGCCTCAATCGGTTGATAATAAAGATGGCGATGAAACTATAAAGTCCGAAACAAAGTCACCaaagaaatagaaatacttttattattaacaaagttttacaagtgctttcgaatcgtcaagtgTATCtttcactggttcggaatgctcttCCTTCTGctgaaaagaaccagcaagtgCACCAACCAGcaagttgctcttttcaaatgttcaatttacaataatattaatatgtcattgttgtaaattgaacaaaatCAAAGATGAATAGAatgcagtcccgcgcattgctggagcaagtCAAATCCTCGCGTTTTTATCATTTCCATAGTCTTCAATTGCTTTTTTTTGGACCATAACTACTttagatataattttttaatagatttttaaaacgtgtgTGTGTGCAATTAGACTTTTGTTGCCTAACACTTTGTATTTCTCGGTTTGATGGAATTGAAAGTAGGTAGACCGTAAGACTGGGTAAAGTGTTCAAAGGTGAAAAAATTGGAATGTGTTACATCCGGCAAATATCTTAGCACTTGCAATAAGTAGGTGGTTACGGCTCATAACCTTTATTACAATGATTCCATGTTACATAAGAAGCATTCTCTCTAAAACTCTGTTACATAGACGTTAGTTCGACAGCTGTTCTTTCATCTCAATGATCTCAACCAAGTACTGTCGATATTTTTATTGCACTCAGACAGTTGGATTGTACAACAAAACGCTCATAATctaaaaaatattcgaaatatACATAGATATGTAACGTTTATATTACatctatctaaatataaatggcaaagctgactgattgattgatctatcaatgcacagctcaaataTTCATGGTGGGGGGTATCGGAATGTAGCGAaaaattcgtaagtctatgATCGGAATGCAGGTAGCCTATTATGACTGACATCCCctaagaaacgatttttgaaaatttaaccacGTAGGTGggaaaataggggtttgaaatttgtgtagtacgcggacgaagtcgcgggcaaaagctagtgaCGATTAAAATCGGTCGAAATGAGTTGTTGAATCAATCTACAAGGAAGTTtgtcaaataggtacttagactCGGACATGAACCAGTTAAATGAGAAAATTCCTGCAGTAACCTATGTATTACTTAAATCTGAGAACTTCTCAGACTCAGCCAATAAGCATAAATCGTTTGGAGGTCGTATCCGAtactgtaaaaaatatatttaaaaggcCATTAAAAGTGGCCCCTCATTAAGTCATTATTGCTGTTATCATTAAAATCTGTATTGTTTAGTTAATAAGTAGACAATTACTACGTGTTGAGCCATTCGGCCCACTTTTTAGTTACCACTCGTATTTTGTAATAGCTTATCCTACTGATTCCAGTAAAAATTACAATGTTATCTCAcgctatattttgtaaaaaagagTGACTTTGTAATGAAATTCTTATAGGcattcgcagtaattttcaagttttcaacttcatcgtcatcatgatcaacctgtgatcgctggcccactactgaacacaggtctcttctctcagaatgagaagggagaccatagtccgccacaatggccaagtgtggattggcagacttcacacatcttatcaacccatttccgccccactactgagtacgggtctcctctcagaatgagaagggtttaggccatagtccgccacgctggccttgtgcggattggcaagcttcacacacctttgagaacatatagaactctcaggcatgcaggtttccttacgatgttttccttcaccgttacagcaagtgatatttaattgcttaacctTATAAATAGCATGTAAATATGAACTTCTGTTTATAAAATCTCATAAGTATGAAGTACCTAAATTATACATAGAGGTAAGAAGGTTATTAAACAATAAGTAATAGtcaatattgttatttgtttttattaacagTTAAATAAAGTCGTATGTAATTCATATTTTAACCTCCTGCGAATTCTTCTGGAGTGGGCATGTGAGCGCGAACTCTGGCGCATCGATCCTTGTCTATATTGAGACTCTTGCGCTTACAAGCGATGTCCTTCTCTAACTCTCCTCGATACTTCATCAGCTCCGACCTCACCGCTTCTGCTTGCCTCAACTTGTCTTGCAGCGACGCGGACGATTCTTTTATAAATTTAGCCTCTGCCATCAAAGCGTACTGGGCCTCATCCCGACAATTTTCCACGTTCGGTCGCTCATAATTGCGACCGTGAAGTCTGGTCATAACACATTTATTCCTTTCCTGTATATTCCGTAACGACTCTTTAATATGATCTATTAGATTTTCTATATCAGCGATCTTTTGTAAATtctcttttaaattttcttctAATTTTTCACACAGCTGTTCCGTTGCGTCTATCGTTTCAGCTAGTGCAGCGTTGGTTCTGTCCGCTTGGATTTTCATATCTTGACCTCCCTTAATGATGGCCGTCATCAAATCTGCTCGAAGTTGCTCAGACTTTTTCCTAACCTCTTCACAATTTCTGATGCTCTCTGAGCAATAGTGCTCCCAATATTCGAGCGTAGTGCTATTTTCAGGCCACCTGGTGACGCCGGGGTGGGCCAATACTAAATTGGACTGTGGAGATAGCATGGCATTTAGCCTGTCGAGTTTTAAAGATACTTCCTTATCACTCCAGTCGAGTTCGATGGCAGCCTTGGCCGCTTTATTCATTTCAATTTGCCTTTCAGTTTTTGCTAAAGTATTATTAAATACTCTTCTTATTTCCCCCACAATGGCTACTTCTTTAATTAACTCCTGCTCGGCTTCGTCTCTGACTAAATCGGGCTCATATCTACTCGTGCGGAGCTCCAAACATTCTCTAGATATCGCTTCAGGCAACATTAATATTCTACAAGCACCTTTCAATCGGGCTCTATTTTCATCTAACATAGCCAGCTCCTCAGTAATTCTGTCCAATGCTAGCTGAACCTGTTCTTTCCAATACGACAAGTCTTTGATTCGACTGTTCAACTTTTTATTAGATTCATCGTGTTTTTTATCCATATTGATAAAAGTGTTTTGGATATCCATCTTAGCTTGCGCTTCCAAAGCCTTCGCTTTATCGGTCGCTCGTGGAGTGAGGGTAAACTGATTGTTCTTTCGCCACTCTCCAGTAGAATATCTGGTTATGGAGTATTTATCGACGACTGGTCTAACGCCCGTTGTGCCGGCATGTGGCGACCAATCTAAATGGCCTGCTGCCCAAGGGCCAATAGGTCCCATCATAAGAATATCTCCACTGGTACTATCTGTAGGTTGGGGAAGATACTTTGGCGGGGCGCCAGGGGGATAGACCTTAGGTTCTGGCGGTTTGATTCTTCCAGGTACATACGGTGAGGCATGAGCATTTTCCGTTTTGTCAATGGCCGCAGCTTCTTCTGGTTTAATTTCTTCCTCATGTCCACGGGTGGTTGGACAGATATGTGGACACGTATACCGATCATTTGTCGCCATATTATCctgaatttaaattataatttcctTTTTAATACTAACataataaaagataaaaaaaattatactaaaaAAGTCAATTCATGATACTACACTGACATTTaatatattaacatttttttattttttgcgtATTAGTAGGTTCTCAATagagtttttattattaactgtTCATCAAGATTATACTGTGGGATCTATCTACAAAGTCGATGGAGTATTATACATCATATGACAAGACATCGATCGCTATAAGTAGTACTTACAGTTCGTTAGATCTTAGATCCCATGGCAGGTGGTAGTAACACCATAACTATTGTTTCCCACCCTCGTGGGATGGTAATGTAATGTTATTGTTTTTGTCGAGAGCAATTTTTGCTGTACTTGGGTCTAGATTCCGTGTTCCGCAAATAATAACGGTTTATATGTTGCTATATGTCTTATAGCTATCCTACTATCATTGATCCgttattttaactttatctaaTCTAGCCAGGTATAAGTCACAATACAGTCACACGTCAACGTACAACCCGCGTCCAGAAAATGGAAGGATATAATACAGAATCGGAGTTAAGAgagtaaaaaattatttcaagcAATAATTTCAGCAATATTAGACTGCGTAAAATTATATATGCGAACTTTATGCGTAAGCTATTGCAAGACGAGCGATAAAGAGATTAATAGTTTGTGTATATTGCAACAAAATCACCAGAGGAATTTAACAAGGCATCCACGGTTAGTATTAAGCTGATGAAATGTCATCCTCACATAGAATTCGCATCGCTTGCGCAACCGGCACTTGCAGTTCGAGACAATACACAGTGAAAGGTGTGGTTATTGGAATTACATTGATTGGCACGTTTAGGTCCGTTGACGGAATTTATTGCattacatactcgtattataataataatttagtgatgataaacaaaaaaaataggtaactaTTATCGAAAGAATATTGTGCTCCAATAATTCAATGAGTCACGACATGATAGCCTAATGATTAAGGCTCCCGCTTCTTATTCGAAAGGTCGGATCTcggcggttcgatcccgggcacgcacctctaactgtACGGAGCAcgaccgttaaagcaagtacttaaaacgcacatagcgtTTTAagtacttgctttaacggtgaaggaaaacatcgtgaagaaacctgcatgcctgagagtttaccatgttctcgaaggtgtgtgaagtctgtcaatccgcacttggccagcgtggcaaacTACAGCTAAAGACCCGTGTTTAGTGGATCGaagatgggttgatcatgatgatcatgAAGAAGCAAAAAATTACTTAACCATCAAAGATTTGAACAACCATTACAGCGTGAACAAATATATTTTAGGCCAAATAACagaattcaaaaaaatacaaagagtatttaaataacaaataacagtAATGATTAATATCCAGCCAATTCCGAAGCGGAAGGATAGTGGGAGCGAACCATGCCGCACCTATCACGATCAATGTTCAAAGTCTTTCTCTTCGATGCTATATCCCTTTCCAAAACAATCCGTTTTTTTAGTAAATCGTTCCTTACTCGCTCTGCATTCTTTAATTGTCCCAGTAGAGACGTTACAGTCTCGTGAATCTTCTTCACCTCTTCTATCAAACCAAGATGGGGCTGATCTCGCACCGCTTCGCCGTGAGGTCTCCAATTGTTTCTGTTATCCAGCCTAGTTTGGGCCAGCTTCATTGCAGCGTCCATTTTCTTTATCGACTCTTGCAAATTAGCAATCAAACCTTCCATATCGGCTATTCTCTGAAGAGTAGTTCTCAATGTCTCTTCTAGCTTCGTATTCAGCTCTTGGGTTATAGCGACTGTTTCTGCCAAGGCCATGTCGGTCCTGTCTGCCTGATTGCGCAATTTCCTGCCGCCATTAACTAAAATCGCGTTAAGGCTACTCCGCAAATCTGCAGACTTTTGACGAGCAGCTTCACAATTCTGTACATTCTCCCTACAGAAAAACTCCCAATACTCTAAAGGTGCCGAATATTCACTGAATCGAGTAGAACCCGGTCTGAACATAATTGTATTCGATTTAGTATTGAGACTCAAGTTAATAGTCTCAGTATTGTACGCCATAGTTTTGTCACACCAATcgtattctattctatgtttTGCTGCTTTATTTATAGCCATTTGTTGTTCGATTTCATCAAGAGTATTCTTTAATGTCGCTCTAACTTCACTCACTAAATTCATTTCTTTTATGAGTTCTTGCTCGGCTAGATCTGCTACTAGATCGGGTTGAAATCTATTAGAACGAAGGTCTAGACATTCTTTAGATATCGATTCGGGTAACATTAATACTCTAGAAGCTCCTTTTAAGCGCTGCCTCTCTATTTCGAGCAACTCTACCTCTTCAGTAATAGCTTTGCATGCTCGTTCAACTTCTACTTTCCATCTGAAAATGTCTCTGGCTTTCTGCCTCAACCTTTTGAAATTTTCGCCCTGTTGTTTGTCAACATTACCAAAAGCTTGCATCATAGACGTCTTCGCGTTATATTCTAAGATATTTGATTCATTAATAACTTCAGGGTCCAGGACTTCTTCGTTATGTTTTCTCCATTCACTCAGGGAATATCTACTTAGGCTGTATTTGTTGACAGCAGGTCTGGTACCTGTCATTTCTCCGAGAGGCGTCCAATCTACTTTTCCATCAGGACCAGGCTTCAAGTTAGGTAGATATTCTTCGCCCGATGGGGAAGGCCTATGCAATCCCGATGACTCTTCAAGAGCATGAGAAGCAGTTCCTTCAGCTG
The window above is part of the Maniola jurtina chromosome 5, ilManJurt1.1, whole genome shotgun sequence genome. Proteins encoded here:
- the LOC123865381 gene encoding tektin-4-like, which produces MATNDRYTCPHICPTTRGHEEEIKPEEAAAIDKTENAHASPYVPGRIKPPEPKVYPPGAPPKYLPQPTDSTSGDILMMGPIGPWAAGHLDWSPHAGTTGVRPVVDKYSITRYSTGEWRKNNQFTLTPRATDKAKALEAQAKMDIQNTFINMDKKHDESNKKLNSRIKDLSYWKEQVQLALDRITEELAMLDENRARLKGACRILMLPEAISRECLELRTSRYEPDLVRDEAEQELIKEVAIVGEIRRVFNNTLAKTERQIEMNKAAKAAIELDWSDKEVSLKLDRLNAMLSPQSNLVLAHPGVTRWPENSTTLEYWEHYCSESIRNCEEVRKKSEQLRADLMTAIIKGGQDMKIQADRTNAALAETIDATEQLCEKLEENLKENLQKIADIENLIDHIKESLRNIQERNKCVMTRLHGRNYERPNVENCRDEAQYALMAEAKFIKESSASLQDKLRQAEAVRSELMKYRGELEKDIACKRKSLNIDKDRCARVRAHMPTPEEFAGG
- the LOC123865382 gene encoding tektin-4-like codes for the protein MTSFPEDDKCPQVCTDIGAFKKAAKSPEKVQEEIKAAEQAAASPPAEGTASHALEESSGLHRPSPSGEEYLPNLKPGPDGKVDWTPLGEMTGTRPAVNKYSLSRYSLSEWRKHNEEVLDPEVINESNILEYNAKTSMMQAFGNVDKQQGENFKRLRQKARDIFRWKVEVERACKAITEEVELLEIERQRLKGASRVLMLPESISKECLDLRSNRFQPDLVADLAEQELIKEMNLVSEVRATLKNTLDEIEQQMAINKAAKHRIEYDWCDKTMAYNTETINLSLNTKSNTIMFRPGSTRFSEYSAPLEYWEFFCRENVQNCEAARQKSADLRSSLNAILVNGGRKLRNQADRTDMALAETVAITQELNTKLEETLRTTLQRIADMEGLIANLQESIKKMDAAMKLAQTRLDNRNNWRPHGEAVRDQPHLGLIEEVKKIHETVTSLLGQLKNAERVRNDLLKKRIVLERDIASKRKTLNIDRDRCGMVRSHYPSASELAGY